The Pseudomonas parafulva genome includes a window with the following:
- a CDS encoding DUF6543 domain-containing protein — protein sequence MNNPATPIFDFKQAVARFFSGRPTLRQVASKQLLQLLNDKLPWLAFTTPALTSADPLTLDSPDPATPYWATEPFVDRILKAMLESEPLDLEPLPDGRHHNVGLTAGFRFAGSEAPLDTRQLSGVSTALNELVEQLPQHFCEAQLQYWNSQSDAGITRDHWMQLLLKIALLRGLPLQDLDTQEQACLRGLISAEPNHAAVYAVRVTLGDRPLEHEQKLCNLLVCGEWDEREAVLWCAPSGIVRSFGSLSDFSVALRDELAQRYAFDRMTWTRYPIEGNVFAAQTALLLQTLFDRVDAACLRGLSDVTALEARFARLSDLTDWFISYENDTPAVNTPPGLWSAAGRDTFAWGAALVQIATYQLESDGIAALDGVESLEAYARQRLTQQMIQDHEESCSPDDIVLDLAMAQGIPGGAATGAGGGEPLEYAGSKSLTDFAIGNLASLKGAIITQVRHRSGGERPDWLDAKAARQLVSQVDIGAHYPRYVADALKAPDRRTERVRKMGKEWRSALLASAVTGMTDGKVKENGLQCVVDFCAGHVDIADPRVLLLPLVFRRSASSRHVDKVSGMYVLYCTEPALVLLYRPLFKQDTLRQYASLDALLEHVRESQRLQDSILPWMEPAAQAIYQNGGFLEPHIAVLNQDFFTPPETPAPATLSVEFWRSDIDEKLYTANCELLVQLAEAHTVSNAENRWQTLTEGAWLLFDVATLAVSGPIASVAWLVQLMAALENDLLALEQGNAFSRCAAIVDLLLNMGMTLLHARRPPTLPLVVETPLDAGAFMGPAPQRGAFAELAVDPTYVDLVDGQTPRVLSSRWLDFSWRGQQGFNWLPATQKAALLAMRSSVSLAGLMPLTAGEAAGLYLIGGNHYVMLASEVYRVELLPAGVRVVDSQANPGPWLTRVDGVWRIDSSLRLSGGMNRSGTRARLANQFRELHKAINAHDERRVAASNEFHRLGAEVVSLQSKLTALRTRRESTHQAQAALPPGEESQKLQLLIDQFDARIAQWEAEAVSMRKAAVQQLETAVVADTAILPLLSAMKEPKYRTELEKGGWNEILPGYEVTTRANIIRNSDFIVTELWSLSDYADLDQLQKRIEGQDLTQVKAEYQRFRQRLTLVVDMQDHVLTAFEHLDQQLADTPDDFEIIGADGDAPRTTGGLIALRKFTTVQMRFHQVLNLADLALHLDDAAGQKKLFGYREDLASIGLRNAAEAHGELDFANLEAQDRISILQEAWDEYSAALLNSDRIRRDGGNLIEPAMLDRYRAHVEKLKLDAGRRLLEAAREQDGGQGNSTSNARSPYKASDTPQHLVRNAHGQLLFGTQVIVDGKPLLEVRESFSNELLAIFEKVDGQWQQREPAKRPSLSDEPPPADLSLWVQSLIEESDAIREKAEAYVKNDIKSGALVQLYDTQLEKMDQAAAVVRDGGGNDMLLRALERHADALRADKKLQLTTLYTDTSYPSAEALKFLHNEGLLKVEYVERRTMQNGTAFDEYKILRLPSKRNLWAAHFHFDSPDAYAEDFTVGHLKTWKQRRMSSQLAAQSGLRLHRGRLTLEQARGIIPFT from the coding sequence ATGAACAATCCTGCAACGCCCATATTCGATTTCAAGCAGGCAGTAGCCAGGTTTTTTTCAGGCAGGCCAACGCTGCGACAGGTGGCCAGCAAGCAGTTGTTGCAGCTATTGAACGACAAGCTGCCATGGCTGGCCTTCACCACACCTGCACTGACGTCCGCAGACCCCCTGACCTTGGACAGCCCAGACCCCGCTACACCTTACTGGGCGACTGAACCTTTCGTAGATCGAATACTTAAAGCCATGCTCGAGTCTGAGCCACTCGATCTGGAGCCTTTGCCCGACGGGCGTCACCACAATGTGGGGTTGACTGCAGGTTTCCGCTTTGCAGGGTCCGAGGCGCCATTGGACACTCGGCAACTTAGTGGGGTCTCTACAGCGCTCAACGAGTTGGTCGAGCAACTACCTCAACATTTCTGTGAGGCTCAGTTGCAGTACTGGAACAGTCAGAGCGATGCCGGTATCACCCGTGATCACTGGATGCAGCTGTTGCTCAAAATTGCACTCCTGCGTGGTTTGCCCCTTCAGGACCTGGACACGCAAGAGCAGGCCTGCCTCAGAGGCCTCATCAGCGCAGAGCCAAACCATGCAGCCGTTTACGCCGTGCGGGTTACGCTGGGTGATAGACCGCTGGAGCATGAACAAAAGCTGTGTAACTTGCTGGTTTGCGGGGAGTGGGACGAGCGAGAAGCCGTTCTGTGGTGCGCACCTTCGGGTATCGTGCGCAGCTTTGGCTCGTTAAGCGATTTCAGTGTTGCGTTGCGTGATGAGTTGGCACAACGCTACGCGTTCGATCGTATGACCTGGACCCGTTATCCAATCGAAGGGAATGTCTTTGCAGCACAAACCGCTTTGTTGTTACAGACGCTATTCGACCGGGTCGACGCTGCGTGTTTGCGTGGTTTGAGCGATGTCACAGCACTTGAAGCCCGTTTTGCAAGGCTGAGCGATCTCACTGACTGGTTCATAAGTTATGAAAACGATACCCCCGCAGTAAACACGCCGCCTGGGCTGTGGAGCGCTGCCGGCAGGGACACGTTCGCATGGGGCGCTGCACTGGTGCAAATTGCGACCTATCAACTTGAGTCGGACGGTATTGCAGCGCTCGATGGTGTCGAGTCGCTTGAGGCATACGCCCGTCAACGCCTGACCCAGCAGATGATCCAGGACCATGAAGAGAGCTGCTCACCCGACGATATTGTGCTGGACCTGGCCATGGCACAAGGGATCCCGGGTGGTGCTGCTACCGGTGCAGGCGGCGGGGAGCCTCTTGAATATGCGGGAAGCAAGAGTCTGACAGACTTCGCCATCGGTAACCTGGCCTCGCTCAAGGGAGCGATCATCACCCAAGTCCGCCACCGCAGCGGTGGCGAACGCCCTGACTGGCTCGATGCCAAAGCCGCCAGGCAGCTTGTATCCCAAGTTGATATCGGTGCGCACTATCCCCGTTATGTGGCCGACGCATTGAAAGCCCCGGACAGGCGTACCGAGCGAGTTCGAAAGATGGGTAAAGAATGGCGAAGCGCTTTGCTCGCCAGTGCCGTCACGGGTATGACTGACGGCAAGGTCAAGGAAAACGGCTTGCAGTGCGTGGTTGATTTCTGCGCGGGGCATGTGGACATAGCCGACCCGCGGGTGTTGCTCCTGCCGCTGGTGTTTCGACGCAGCGCCTCCTCCCGGCACGTCGACAAGGTTAGCGGCATGTATGTGCTTTACTGCACCGAGCCAGCTTTGGTACTGCTGTATCGGCCGCTCTTCAAGCAAGATACGCTTCGCCAGTACGCAAGCCTCGACGCATTGTTGGAACACGTCCGGGAATCGCAGCGGCTGCAAGACAGCATCCTGCCGTGGATGGAGCCCGCGGCACAGGCGATCTACCAGAACGGTGGCTTTCTCGAGCCACATATTGCCGTGCTGAACCAGGACTTTTTCACACCGCCTGAAACGCCGGCTCCAGCAACATTGTCCGTTGAATTCTGGCGCTCGGATATCGATGAGAAACTGTATACCGCTAATTGTGAGCTGCTCGTGCAGCTTGCCGAAGCTCATACTGTGTCAAATGCCGAAAACCGCTGGCAGACCCTCACCGAAGGTGCCTGGCTTCTTTTTGATGTAGCGACCCTGGCGGTCTCGGGCCCGATTGCTTCTGTTGCCTGGCTAGTGCAGTTGATGGCCGCGCTGGAAAACGACTTGCTGGCGCTTGAGCAAGGCAATGCGTTCAGTCGCTGCGCCGCCATTGTCGATCTGTTGCTCAACATGGGGATGACGCTGTTGCATGCACGGCGGCCTCCAACACTGCCGCTGGTCGTTGAAACACCTCTAGATGCCGGGGCCTTTATGGGCCCTGCACCCCAGCGTGGCGCCTTTGCCGAGCTAGCAGTAGACCCGACATACGTTGATTTGGTCGATGGTCAGACACCACGCGTGCTGTCCAGCCGATGGCTTGACTTCTCATGGCGTGGTCAGCAGGGGTTCAACTGGTTGCCTGCAACCCAGAAAGCTGCATTGTTGGCCATGCGTTCGAGCGTTTCACTCGCAGGGCTCATGCCACTGACTGCCGGGGAAGCTGCCGGGCTCTACCTGATAGGTGGCAATCATTACGTCATGCTCGCGAGTGAGGTCTACCGCGTGGAGCTTCTACCTGCCGGTGTTCGAGTGGTCGATAGCCAAGCTAATCCAGGGCCATGGTTGACCCGCGTTGACGGCGTATGGCGCATAGACTCGTCGCTGCGCCTTTCGGGAGGTATGAATCGCAGCGGGACTCGCGCTCGCCTTGCCAACCAATTCCGTGAGCTGCACAAAGCGATCAATGCCCATGATGAACGCAGGGTGGCGGCTTCCAATGAGTTCCACCGGCTAGGCGCTGAAGTGGTGAGCTTGCAATCGAAGCTGACTGCGCTTAGAACCCGCAGAGAGAGTACACATCAAGCCCAAGCTGCGCTTCCGCCAGGTGAGGAATCACAGAAACTCCAGCTTCTGATCGACCAGTTCGATGCGCGTATTGCTCAATGGGAGGCTGAGGCCGTCAGCATGCGAAAGGCTGCCGTTCAGCAATTGGAAACTGCCGTTGTTGCAGATACAGCGATCCTGCCGCTGCTCTCAGCCATGAAAGAGCCGAAGTATCGCACCGAGTTGGAAAAAGGCGGGTGGAATGAAATTTTGCCAGGCTACGAGGTCACGACTCGCGCAAATATCATCCGGAACAGTGATTTCATCGTGACCGAGCTGTGGAGCCTCAGCGATTATGCTGACCTTGACCAGCTGCAAAAGCGTATCGAGGGGCAAGACCTGACGCAGGTGAAGGCTGAGTATCAGCGCTTCCGACAACGATTGACGCTTGTTGTCGATATGCAAGACCACGTGCTGACCGCCTTTGAACACCTCGATCAACAGCTCGCCGATACACCCGATGACTTTGAAATCATAGGCGCGGACGGCGACGCACCTCGGACGACAGGCGGGTTGATTGCGTTGCGCAAATTCACCACCGTACAGATGCGTTTCCATCAGGTACTCAACTTGGCGGATCTGGCACTGCACCTTGACGATGCAGCAGGCCAGAAAAAACTCTTTGGCTACCGTGAAGATCTGGCGAGCATAGGGTTGCGCAATGCGGCTGAAGCCCACGGCGAACTGGATTTTGCCAATCTAGAGGCCCAGGATCGGATCTCGATTCTGCAGGAAGCCTGGGACGAGTACTCTGCCGCCCTGCTCAACAGTGATCGTATCCGCAGAGACGGCGGCAATCTGATTGAGCCAGCCATGCTCGACCGTTATCGCGCACATGTGGAAAAGCTCAAGCTCGATGCCGGTCGGCGCCTGCTTGAAGCGGCGCGCGAACAAGATGGGGGGCAGGGCAACAGCACGTCCAACGCACGTTCACCTTACAAGGCTTCCGACACACCGCAGCATCTGGTCCGCAATGCACACGGGCAATTGCTGTTTGGCACGCAAGTGATCGTGGACGGAAAACCACTACTGGAAGTTCGTGAATCGTTCAGCAATGAGCTATTGGCGATCTTCGAGAAAGTGGACGGGCAATGGCAGCAGCGCGAGCCTGCCAAACGGCCTTCATTGTCTGATGAACCACCACCTGCGGATTTGAGCCTGTGGGTGCAATCGCTGATCGAAGAAAGCGATGCGATCAGGGAAAAGGCTGAGGCCTATGTCAAGAACGATATCAAAAGTGGCGCCCTGGTCCAGCTTTACGACACCCAGCTCGAAAAGATGGATCAAGCGGCAGCCGTTGTCCGGGATGGAGGCGGCAACGACATGCTACTCAGGGCTCTGGAGCGGCACGCCGATGCACTGCGGGCGGACAAGAAACTGCAGCTCACAACACTCTATACGGACACCAGCTATCCCTCTGCCGAGGCTTTGAAATTCCTGCACAACGAAGGCTTGCTCAAGGTGGAGTATGTGGAACGGCGAACCATGCAAAATGGCACTGCCTTCGATGAATACAAAATCTTGCGCCTGCCGAGCAAGCGCAATCTCTGGGCCGCCCATTTTCATTTCGACTCGCCCGACGCATACGCCGAAGACTTCACCGTCGGGCATTTGAAAACCTGGAAGCAACGACGCATGAGCAGCCAGTTGGCTGCTCAGTCAGGCCTTCGTCTGCACCGAGGAAGGCTGACGCTGGAACAGGCACGGGGCATCATTCCGTTCACATGA
- a CDS encoding rhodanese-like domain-containing protein has product MVANLIQFATNHYLLVAIFVVLLAALLVNEIRRGGQSLSNGQLTALVNADKGLVIDIRPAKEYAAGHIVGALSIPQDKLATRMTELEKHKDKTLIVVDAMGQHAGTVCRDLLKAGYNAAKLSGGVSSWKADNLPLVK; this is encoded by the coding sequence ATGGTTGCTAACCTGATTCAATTCGCGACAAACCACTACCTCCTGGTGGCGATCTTCGTCGTTCTGCTGGCGGCATTGCTGGTCAACGAAATCCGCCGTGGCGGGCAAAGCCTGAGCAATGGGCAACTCACCGCCCTGGTCAACGCCGACAAAGGCCTGGTAATCGATATTCGCCCGGCCAAGGAATATGCTGCCGGTCACATCGTCGGTGCGCTCAGCATCCCCCAGGACAAGCTGGCCACCCGCATGACCGAGCTTGAAAAGCACAAGGACAAGACCCTGATCGTGGTGGACGCGATGGGTCAGCATGCCGGCACCGTGTGCCGCGACCTGCTCAAGGCTGGTTACAACGCTGCCAAGCTCAGCGGTGGCGTTTCCAGCTGGAAAGCCGACAACCTGCCTTTGGTGAAGTGA
- a CDS encoding murein hydrolase activator EnvC family protein yields MLRALILLALSCLLTPAFADERAQTQQQLDATRQDIAELKKTLGKLQEEKAGVQKDLKATETDIGNLEKQVEALQQQLKKTEGELERLDTEKKKLQSARVEQQRLIAIQARSAYQNGREEYLKLLLNQQNPEKFARTLTYYDYLSKARLEQLRAFNDTLRQLAGVERDIGNQQAQLLAQRADLDTRRQALEVERGKRREVLAKLNGDVKDRDQKLRAREQDQADLSKVLKTIEETLARQAREAEQARQRALLAQQEAEKRRQQEALAAAARDKAPEPVEPPRKARATLGPMVSSDGASYGGAFSASRGKLPWPVNGRLLARFGDARGGDSRAKWDGVMISANPGTQVRAVHGGRVVFADWLRGAGLLVILDHGNGYLSLYGHNQSLLKSAGDVVKAGEAISTVGDSGGQEAAGLYFAIRQQGRPSDPSQWCRG; encoded by the coding sequence ATGCTTCGCGCCCTGATCCTTCTCGCCTTGTCTTGCCTGCTCACCCCGGCGTTCGCCGACGAGCGCGCACAGACCCAGCAGCAACTGGACGCCACCCGCCAGGACATCGCCGAGCTCAAGAAAACCTTGGGCAAGCTCCAGGAAGAAAAGGCCGGCGTGCAGAAAGACCTGAAGGCCACCGAAACCGACATCGGCAACCTGGAGAAGCAGGTGGAGGCCCTGCAGCAGCAACTAAAAAAGACCGAGGGCGAGCTGGAGCGCCTTGATACCGAGAAAAAAAAACTCCAGAGCGCCCGCGTTGAACAACAGCGGCTGATTGCCATCCAGGCCCGTTCGGCCTATCAGAACGGCCGTGAGGAATACCTCAAGCTGCTGCTCAACCAGCAGAACCCCGAAAAATTCGCGCGAACACTCACCTATTACGACTACCTGAGCAAGGCGCGCCTGGAGCAACTGCGCGCCTTCAATGACACCCTGCGCCAACTGGCCGGTGTCGAACGTGACATCGGCAACCAGCAAGCGCAATTGCTGGCCCAGCGCGCCGACCTCGATACCCGCCGCCAGGCGCTAGAAGTCGAACGAGGCAAGCGCCGCGAGGTGCTGGCCAAGCTCAACGGCGATGTGAAGGACCGCGACCAGAAGCTGCGCGCCCGCGAGCAGGACCAGGCCGACCTTTCCAAGGTACTCAAGACCATCGAGGAAACCCTGGCCCGCCAGGCGCGTGAAGCCGAGCAGGCACGCCAACGCGCACTGCTGGCTCAGCAGGAGGCGGAAAAACGCCGCCAGCAAGAGGCACTCGCCGCCGCAGCCCGTGACAAGGCGCCCGAGCCAGTCGAGCCACCTCGCAAGGCCCGCGCGACCCTCGGCCCCATGGTTTCGAGCGACGGTGCCAGTTATGGCGGCGCATTTTCTGCGTCCCGCGGAAAACTTCCATGGCCCGTCAATGGTCGATTGCTGGCACGCTTCGGGGATGCCCGTGGCGGTGATTCACGCGCCAAGTGGGACGGGGTGATGATCAGTGCCAACCCCGGTACTCAGGTGCGGGCTGTCCATGGAGGCCGTGTGGTGTTCGCCGACTGGTTGCGTGGCGCCGGTCTTCTGGTCATTCTCGACCACGGCAATGGTTACCTGAGCCTGTATGGCCACAACCAGAGCCTGCTCAAGAGCGCCGGTGACGTCGTCAAGGCGGGCGAAGCCATTTCGACAGTCGGCGATAGCGGTGGCCAGGAGGCTGCCGGTCTGTATTTCGCCATCCGCCAGCAGGGCCGGCCTTCCGACCCCTCCCAGTGGTGCCGCGGCTAG
- a CDS encoding S41 family peptidase, with protein sequence MLHSPRLTQLALSIALAVGAPLAIAAEPAKAAAVPVTEVTAKEPLPLEELRTFAEVMDRIKAAYVEPVDDKTLLENAIKGMLSNLDPHSAYLGPEDFQELQESTSGEFGGLGIEVGQEDGFIKVVSPIDDTPASKAGVQAGDLIVNINGAPTRGQTMTEAVDKMRGKVGDKITLTLVRDGGTPFDVTLARAVIQVKSVKSQLLENDYGYIRITQFQVKTGDEVGKALAKLRKDNGKKLRGVILDLRNNPGGVLQSAVEVADHFLTKGLIVYTKGRIANSELRFSADPADASEGVPLVVLINGGSASASEIVAGALQDQKRGVLMGTDSFGKGSVQTVLPLANDRALKLTTALYFTPNGRSIQAQGIVPDIEVRQAKLTAEADNDNFKEADLQGHLGNGNGGADRPTGSSKRKERPQDNDFQLSQALSLLKGLNITKGS encoded by the coding sequence ATGCTGCACTCGCCCCGTCTTACCCAGCTGGCCCTGTCCATCGCCCTGGCGGTCGGCGCACCCCTGGCCATTGCTGCAGAGCCTGCCAAGGCGGCTGCCGTGCCCGTCACCGAGGTCACTGCCAAAGAGCCGCTGCCGCTTGAAGAGCTGCGCACCTTCGCCGAGGTCATGGACCGTATCAAGGCAGCTTACGTCGAGCCTGTCGATGACAAGACCCTGCTGGAAAACGCCATCAAAGGCATGCTCAGCAACCTCGATCCTCACTCGGCCTACCTGGGCCCTGAAGACTTTCAAGAGCTTCAGGAAAGTACCAGCGGTGAGTTTGGCGGCCTGGGCATCGAAGTCGGCCAGGAAGACGGTTTCATCAAGGTGGTCTCGCCCATTGATGACACCCCAGCGTCCAAGGCCGGCGTGCAGGCGGGCGACTTGATCGTGAATATCAACGGCGCACCGACCCGCGGCCAGACCATGACCGAGGCCGTGGACAAGATGCGCGGCAAAGTGGGCGACAAGATCACCCTGACGTTGGTGCGCGATGGGGGTACGCCGTTCGATGTGACCCTTGCTCGTGCAGTCATTCAGGTTAAAAGCGTCAAGAGCCAACTGCTCGAGAACGATTACGGCTATATCCGCATCACCCAATTCCAGGTCAAGACCGGCGACGAAGTGGGCAAGGCCTTGGCCAAGCTGCGCAAGGACAACGGCAAGAAGCTGCGTGGCGTTATCCTGGACCTGCGCAACAACCCGGGGGGCGTGTTGCAGTCGGCGGTGGAAGTGGCTGACCACTTCTTGACCAAGGGCCTGATCGTGTACACCAAAGGGCGGATCGCCAATTCCGAGCTGCGCTTCTCGGCTGACCCTGCCGATGCCAGCGAAGGTGTGCCACTGGTGGTGCTGATCAACGGCGGCAGCGCCTCGGCCTCGGAAATCGTCGCGGGCGCCTTGCAAGACCAGAAGCGCGGCGTGCTGATGGGCACCGACAGTTTTGGCAAGGGCTCGGTCCAGACCGTGCTGCCCCTGGCCAACGACCGTGCCCTGAAGCTGACCACTGCCCTGTACTTCACCCCCAACGGTCGCTCCATCCAGGCCCAGGGTATCGTGCCGGACATCGAGGTCCGCCAGGCCAAGCTTACGGCCGAAGCGGACAACGACAACTTCAAGGAAGCCGACCTGCAGGGGCACCTGGGCAACGGCAATGGGGGCGCCGACCGTCCCACCGGCAGCAGCAAGCGCAAGGAGCGGCCGCAGGACAACGACTTCCAGCTGAGCCAGGCCCTGAGCCTGCTCAAGGGCCTGAACATCACCAAAGGCAGCTGA
- the gpmI gene encoding 2,3-bisphosphoglycerate-independent phosphoglycerate mutase produces MTSTPKPLVLIILDGFGYSESPEYNAIHAANTPVYDRLQATQPHGLISGSGMDVGLPDGQMGNSEVGHMNLGAGRVVYQDFTRVTKAIRDGEFFTNPVLTGAVNAAAGAGKAVHILGLLSDGGVHSHQDHLVAMAELAAQRGAEKIYLHAFLDGRDTPPRSAQSSIELLDATFARLGKGRIASLIGRYFAMDRDNRWDRVSAAYNLIVDSDAQYTADTALAGLEAAYARDESDEFVKATRIGEPVKVEDGDAVIFMNFRADRARELSRVFVEPDFNEFPRARLPKVAAFIGLTQYSAKIPAPAAFAPASLHNVLGEYLANNGKTQLRIAETEKYAHVTFFFSGGREEPFEGEERILIPSPKVATYDLQPEMSAPEVTDRIVEAIEQQRHDVIVVNYANGDMVGHTGVFDAAVKAVEALDGCMGRIVAALDKVGGEALITADHGNVEQMEDESTGQAHTAHTTEPVPFIYVGKRNLKVREGGVLADVAPTMLKLLGLEKPAEMTGTSILIDA; encoded by the coding sequence ATGACGAGCACGCCCAAACCCCTGGTCCTGATCATCCTGGACGGCTTCGGTTACAGCGAAAGCCCTGAGTACAACGCCATCCACGCCGCCAACACGCCGGTGTACGACCGCTTGCAGGCTACCCAGCCGCACGGCCTGATTTCCGGTTCGGGCATGGATGTCGGCCTGCCGGATGGCCAGATGGGCAACTCCGAGGTCGGCCACATGAACCTGGGCGCCGGGCGCGTCGTTTACCAGGACTTCACCCGCGTCACCAAGGCCATCCGTGACGGCGAGTTCTTCACCAACCCGGTGCTCACCGGTGCGGTCAATGCGGCGGCGGGCGCTGGCAAGGCCGTGCACATTCTCGGCCTGCTGTCCGACGGTGGCGTTCACAGCCACCAGGACCACCTCGTTGCCATGGCTGAGCTGGCTGCGCAGCGTGGGGCCGAAAAAATCTACCTGCACGCCTTCCTCGATGGCCGCGACACCCCGCCGCGCAGCGCCCAGTCCTCCATCGAACTGCTCGATGCCACGTTCGCCCGGTTGGGCAAAGGCCGCATCGCCAGTCTCATCGGCCGCTATTTTGCCATGGACCGCGACAACCGCTGGGACCGGGTGAGCGCCGCTTACAACCTGATCGTAGACAGTGACGCGCAATACACCGCCGACACTGCCCTGGCCGGTCTCGAAGCAGCCTACGCCCGCGATGAGAGTGATGAGTTCGTCAAGGCCACGCGCATCGGCGAGCCCGTCAAGGTCGAAGACGGCGATGCAGTGATTTTCATGAACTTCCGCGCCGACCGCGCCCGCGAGCTGTCGCGCGTGTTCGTCGAGCCGGACTTCAACGAATTCCCGCGCGCGCGTCTGCCGAAAGTGGCGGCGTTCATCGGCCTGACCCAGTATTCGGCCAAGATCCCGGCGCCGGCCGCCTTCGCGCCGGCCAGCCTGCACAACGTGCTGGGCGAATACCTGGCGAACAATGGCAAGACCCAGCTGCGCATCGCCGAGACCGAAAAGTACGCACATGTCACCTTCTTCTTCTCGGGCGGGCGCGAAGAACCATTCGAAGGCGAAGAGCGCATCCTCATTCCATCGCCCAAGGTCGCTACTTATGACCTGCAGCCGGAAATGAGCGCGCCCGAAGTCACCGACCGCATCGTCGAAGCCATCGAGCAGCAGCGTCATGACGTGATCGTGGTGAACTACGCGAACGGCGACATGGTTGGCCATACCGGTGTGTTCGATGCCGCAGTCAAGGCCGTCGAGGCCCTGGATGGCTGCATGGGCCGCATCGTCGCGGCGCTGGACAAGGTCGGTGGCGAAGCACTGATCACGGCTGACCATGGCAACGTCGAGCAAATGGAAGACGAATCCACCGGCCAGGCGCATACCGCACACACCACCGAGCCGGTGCCGTTCATCTATGTAGGCAAGCGCAACCTCAAGGTCCGCGAAGGCGGAGTGCTGGCAGACGTGGCACCGACCATGCTCAAGCTGCTGGGGCTGGAGAAGCCTGCCGAGATGACAGGCACGTCCATCCTGATCGACGCCTGA
- a CDS encoding dermonecrotic toxin domain-containing protein, protein MRTAISHREDQLIMDWLTVDYPKQLVWRLDIGATYPAYVVTHLDDAQRQSERVKRFAGEWRSALLHSALQAKLRGQLSEIGLQAISDYCGGRVDAMQPASTLMPFALRRAPDSEQYDQVHGMYVLVNQTPGTVVLYRPLYGSRAVLEFTSTDALMDEVRNNVELQASILDWLTPEARPVYDHGGFSEPHLGHSIIDTSILPGRVAPAQFWAKPWLNDVDLQLYKANRDLLVDLAERSSVANAESQWAVLTQGAWLLFDVASKPTWRCCLELML, encoded by the coding sequence TTGCGCACCGCCATCAGCCACCGTGAAGATCAGCTGATCATGGATTGGTTGACGGTCGACTACCCCAAGCAGCTTGTCTGGCGATTGGATATCGGCGCCACTTACCCGGCATATGTGGTCACCCATCTCGACGACGCGCAGCGTCAGTCTGAGCGGGTCAAACGCTTCGCAGGAGAATGGCGGAGCGCATTACTGCACAGCGCCTTGCAGGCAAAATTGAGGGGACAGTTAAGCGAAATCGGTCTTCAGGCTATTTCCGATTATTGCGGCGGCAGGGTGGACGCAATGCAACCGGCCAGCACACTGATGCCGTTCGCATTGCGACGTGCACCGGACAGTGAGCAATACGATCAGGTACATGGCATGTATGTTCTGGTCAATCAGACGCCTGGAACAGTTGTGCTGTACAGGCCCCTTTACGGTAGTAGGGCCGTGCTGGAGTTCACAAGCACAGACGCCTTGATGGATGAGGTGCGCAACAACGTTGAGCTGCAGGCCAGCATTCTTGACTGGCTAACGCCTGAAGCTCGCCCGGTTTACGACCACGGCGGGTTCAGCGAGCCCCATCTGGGGCACTCGATTATCGATACCTCGATCTTGCCCGGGCGTGTTGCGCCTGCTCAGTTCTGGGCCAAACCCTGGCTAAATGATGTCGACCTTCAGTTGTACAAAGCCAACCGCGATTTGCTGGTCGATCTGGCCGAACGCAGCTCGGTCGCCAACGCAGAAAGCCAGTGGGCGGTTCTCACTCAAGGTGCCTGGTTGCTGTTCGACGTAGCTTCAAAGCCAACCTGGCGTTGTTGCCTCGAACTGATGCTGTAA
- a CDS encoding divergent polysaccharide deacetylase family protein, whose amino-acid sequence MRYLLYLLIGLMAGVAHAAPTSQAYMSIIIDDLGQSPERDSRTLALPGPVTMAIMPDTPHATDFARQAHKAGKTVILHMPMDPATGPYAWHPGVPQDELARRLDAALAKVPYAAGVNNHMGSRMTAQRDAMTWLMGELQRRDLFFVDSRTSAATVAAAQAQAQGTANVSRDVFLDDDRTPEAITHQLHQGIALARKQGSAVLIGHPYPQTLEVLERELPNLTRQGVKLINLQQMIAERSNLAMPAHGKQGRYSNR is encoded by the coding sequence ATGCGTTATTTGCTGTATCTGCTGATCGGGCTGATGGCGGGCGTGGCGCACGCGGCGCCCACCAGCCAGGCCTACATGAGCATCATCATCGATGACCTCGGCCAAAGCCCCGAACGCGACAGTCGAACCCTGGCGCTGCCGGGGCCGGTGACCATGGCCATCATGCCCGACACCCCGCATGCCACCGATTTCGCCCGCCAGGCGCATAAGGCGGGTAAAACCGTCATCCTGCACATGCCCATGGACCCGGCCACCGGGCCCTATGCCTGGCACCCCGGCGTGCCGCAAGACGAGCTTGCCAGGCGTCTTGATGCGGCCCTTGCCAAGGTGCCTTATGCCGCTGGCGTGAACAACCACATGGGCAGCCGCATGACGGCACAACGCGACGCCATGACCTGGTTGATGGGTGAGCTACAGCGCCGCGACCTGTTCTTCGTCGACAGCCGCACCAGCGCTGCGACCGTGGCCGCGGCACAAGCCCAGGCACAGGGCACGGCGAATGTCTCCAGGGATGTATTTCTGGATGATGACCGCACGCCGGAGGCAATTACGCACCAACTGCACCAAGGCATCGCCCTGGCACGCAAGCAGGGCTCGGCAGTGCTGATTGGCCACCCGTATCCACAGACCCTCGAAGTGCTGGAGCGCGAACTGCCAAACCTCACGCGACAGGGTGTGAAGCTGATCAACCTACAGCAGATGATTGCCGAACGAAGCAACCTGGCCATGCCCGCCCATGGCAAGCAAGGCCGCTACAGCAACCGTTGA